The Desulfomicrobium orale DSM 12838 genome includes a window with the following:
- a CDS encoding PAS domain-containing hybrid sensor histidine kinase/response regulator, whose product MHVLTMAPLLPSWTGSFSGRFFPGTNFIDASFDFDFLNDLPSLYANLRHWLSSMDSVVAVYIGILVLIVLIILYAIQTHRTRVQALRLSLLVHNAPVMIRAHDKRGVPLFWNRECERVTGYPARRIVNNSDSWTLLYPDPALRDKTAAMRKAPARDYTDARNPVTCADGSTRIITWFSISESHPIPGWYSWETGLDITEQQAAAEALKERDLRQKAILDNIPDVAWLKDRKLRLVAVNRRFCTLMQRTEHALLGRTIMDFWPAEFSGPCAETDRLVLREGRPLWQEERIPSSSSEEIWHETFRTPIYGTSGEIIGIAGIGRDITEKRKTAQELLLAKQRAEEANKTKSEFLANMSHEIRTPLNGILGMLQLMTSTAMTEEQSTYIRTAITSSRRLSRLLADILDISKIEAGQLEIIREPFAIRELQEALQDIFQLTANRTGVPLRVRIAEDVPPYLMGDEARLRQIIFNLVGNAFKFTTRGSVSVDIDCLRKTTEHCRLLITVTDTGAGIPGSMQDKIFDSFTQVEGSASRSHAGVGLGLAIVRRLIHLMNANLAISSAPGEGTEICISLPLDIARHYEQRAEAEKAIQTSSSPLRFLVAEDDQINQLAITRLLEKKGHRVHCVANGLTLLEEVKSGAYDMVLMDVQMPGMDGIEATRHIRLLPEFERVRTIPIIALTACAMSGDRERFLRSGMDGYIPKPVDWNILSHVIAVVAEKRRARNVRDLPRPRA is encoded by the coding sequence GTGCACGTCCTCACCATGGCGCCCCTTCTTCCCTCCTGGACAGGAAGCTTTTCCGGACGTTTTTTTCCCGGTACCAATTTTATCGACGCCTCCTTCGATTTCGATTTTCTGAACGATCTGCCTTCTCTGTACGCGAACCTGCGCCACTGGCTGTCCAGCATGGACAGCGTCGTAGCGGTATATATCGGCATTCTGGTCCTCATCGTACTGATCATCCTGTACGCAATACAGACTCACAGAACCAGAGTTCAGGCTTTGCGCCTGTCGCTTCTGGTGCATAACGCTCCGGTCATGATCCGCGCACACGACAAACGCGGCGTCCCCCTGTTCTGGAACAGGGAATGCGAACGCGTCACCGGCTATCCGGCCCGCAGAATCGTGAACAATTCCGACTCCTGGACCCTGCTCTATCCCGACCCCGCGCTGCGGGACAAAACAGCGGCCATGCGGAAAGCGCCCGCACGCGACTATACCGACGCCCGCAATCCCGTCACCTGCGCGGATGGCAGCACCCGCATCATCACCTGGTTCAGCATTTCCGAAAGCCATCCCATTCCGGGCTGGTACTCCTGGGAAACGGGTCTGGATATCACCGAGCAACAGGCCGCCGCCGAGGCCTTAAAGGAACGCGACCTGCGTCAGAAAGCCATTCTGGACAATATCCCGGACGTGGCCTGGCTCAAGGACAGAAAGCTCCGTCTGGTCGCCGTGAACAGGCGTTTCTGCACCCTGATGCAAAGGACCGAACATGCGCTGCTCGGGCGGACCATCATGGATTTCTGGCCCGCGGAATTCAGCGGGCCATGTGCGGAGACGGATCGTCTGGTACTGCGTGAAGGCCGGCCGCTGTGGCAGGAAGAACGGATTCCGTCCTCTTCTTCCGAAGAAATCTGGCACGAAACCTTCCGCACTCCCATCTACGGCACCTCCGGGGAAATCATCGGCATCGCCGGCATAGGCCGGGACATCACCGAAAAAAGAAAGACGGCCCAGGAGCTGCTCCTGGCCAAGCAGAGAGCCGAAGAAGCCAACAAGACCAAAAGCGAATTTCTGGCCAACATGAGCCACGAAATCCGCACGCCGCTGAACGGCATTCTGGGTATGCTCCAGCTCATGACATCCACCGCTATGACCGAAGAGCAGAGCACCTACATCCGTACGGCCATCACTTCTTCCCGGCGCCTGTCCAGGCTTCTGGCGGATATTCTGGATATTTCCAAGATAGAGGCGGGACAGCTCGAGATCATCCGCGAACCCTTCGCCATACGCGAACTCCAGGAAGCCCTTCAGGACATTTTTCAGCTCACGGCAAACCGGACGGGCGTGCCCCTGCGCGTACGCATCGCTGAAGATGTGCCGCCCTACCTGATGGGAGACGAGGCCCGGCTGCGCCAGATCATTTTCAATCTGGTCGGCAACGCGTTCAAATTCACCACCCGGGGCTCTGTCAGCGTGGATATCGACTGCCTGCGCAAAACCACGGAACACTGCCGCCTGCTGATCACCGTGACGGATACGGGAGCCGGCATTCCGGGCTCCATGCAGGACAAGATTTTCGATTCCTTCACCCAGGTCGAGGGCAGTGCGTCCAGAAGTCATGCTGGCGTCGGGCTCGGACTGGCCATTGTCCGGCGGCTGATACATCTCATGAACGCGAATCTGGCCATTTCCAGCGCTCCGGGGGAAGGTACGGAAATATGCATTTCCCTGCCCTTGGACATCGCGCGTCACTACGAGCAGCGCGCGGAAGCGGAAAAAGCCATACAGACTTCTTCCAGCCCCCTGAGATTTCTGGTGGCCGAGGACGACCAGATCAATCAACTGGCCATCACCCGGCTTCTGGAAAAGAAGGGGCACCGGGTGCACTGTGTGGCCAACGGCCTGACCCTTCTGGAGGAAGTCAAATCGGGCGCCTACGACATGGTGCTCATGGACGTGCAGATGCCGGGCATGGACGGTATCGAGGCCACCCGGCACATCCGTCTGCTGCCCGAGTTCGAGCGCGTACGGACCATCCCCATCATTGCGCTGACCGCCTGCGCCATGAGCGGCGACCGGGAGAGATTCCTGAGAAGCGGCATGGACGGCTATATTCCAAAGCCCGTGGACTGGAACATACTGAGTCACGTCATCGCCGTCGTGGCGGAAAAGCGCCGGGCCCGGAACGTCAGAGATCTTCCCCGGCCGAGGGCATGA
- a CDS encoding translocation/assembly module TamB domain-containing protein produces the protein MFRSKLFRAAKRAAYVMAALTLPACLALLWLFGTAGGRQTLLDLADAATASENFHLRARGLNLGREWTLESLHLSDASGVWLELHQIRLQPRLRSLLKGHVHLEHCGIVHTILHRLPESEEGATDTETSLPPVRVARVDLDRVELRPEALGQAADLSVRGELELNPHEGRTNLSIIRLDRSQDALHVSGSFQEHPEQLALDVRMHEAPEGLLHTLLDLEQLSGNATQGVTLSLRGQGSLTDWPLSLSLRLAGALELNATAALKLTEEPEADLRGQVRLGTALQDTARLTDPDIGFFARLSWLKDELRLTRLRVENAAAAMDGNATWNQAREEMRAAVRIEGRDIAPLLPPDISPGPAALNAMLLFSAEGLRLDADIVAKDWNMSGYRLSAANINASLARDSGSDWDFRTAFAIHAPELPPDLQAISGTATGKGSGTTWRLDNLEAATRTVSLRASGKLDSNLNSSVTVVMRDFSAASKMAVSGRVAASADGRFTPEGPAFRGRLALHAEGISGLPPEAAQLVGPNPGLHAELFLSPEKMHVRDLKLRGNTRLAGNGTFEPETGAFSSVFDAVFPELCVADMHLAPGAAAQGQAAGNSTDLGLDLRASAPMFSAGQFHITNATASARITGPHRPEYDLRIRALTEGEPAEFAARVLMDGPAILLRNATLSLPQNKLTVTGTLNTDSNIFQGHGHLDSASLAPLGRLAGQDMDGKLTLCTDFLEEKNRQAVRIEGNGNALSMAGIHIGHAALHGSTALPDPLRSADADLRLGHIHRDSLHLDACRIQARSRNDGVHLVFGLDQNATQSAITGKALASWDERRLRASLNSLVGTLLGQKLRLAAPVNITVESERTAWTRGELHFGPAVLSGSGNIAANGVDIDASLENMDPALFRLLRDDLPQGDIQARLAVRGAPENPDARMDVRGRNIRISAPGRKDPLTVDVSGHATLNPGRFRSTLTLNGQDGAMTADAELSVPVRGPVTALDIAGDAPLTGRMRGGLDLTLLPHLLLLDDQSLSGRAVMDFRLGGTASTPTLSGTAHVGDGRYENYRSGTRLESISATATARDAEVDFILNATDGRQGTLSAQGSADLKPLSYVCDIRLDRCELVNTDLIRSTADGRLRVWGNGGAAAVNGTLKPDPAYVQLPSDMSGVTRVEVEEINVPGGDTSSGKDSGMPVNLNLRVDVPTRLFVRGRGLDSEWSGRLDITGPQTAPSVRGQMNLLRGRFEFLDRMFDLTKGTISLSGETPPNPFLDILGECRVMDTLIQVRINGPARNFKLALSSAPPLPQDELLSMILFGRSLREISPLQAVRLAQAAAALTGVGGAGMGVFDSIKAALGLQEVDIGRDDEGNTAVGIGGYVGGKYYVRTQSSVSGQDRTKIEIQLSPKISVETEIGSDSRQGGGVNWRKDY, from the coding sequence ATGTTTCGAAGCAAACTTTTCCGCGCCGCCAAAAGGGCCGCATATGTCATGGCCGCGCTCACGCTTCCGGCCTGCTTGGCCCTGCTCTGGCTCTTCGGTACGGCGGGCGGCCGCCAGACCCTGCTCGATCTGGCCGATGCGGCCACAGCCTCGGAAAATTTTCATCTGCGGGCCCGGGGCCTGAACCTGGGAAGGGAATGGACGCTTGAGTCGCTGCATCTCTCCGACGCATCGGGAGTCTGGCTGGAACTGCATCAAATCCGGCTGCAGCCAAGGCTCCGGTCTCTTCTGAAGGGACACGTCCATCTAGAGCATTGCGGCATCGTCCACACCATTCTCCACCGTCTTCCGGAGTCGGAAGAGGGTGCCACCGACACGGAAACGTCCCTGCCGCCGGTACGCGTCGCGCGAGTCGATCTGGACCGCGTCGAACTGCGGCCGGAAGCTCTGGGGCAGGCGGCGGACCTGTCGGTCCGGGGCGAGCTGGAACTGAACCCGCACGAAGGGCGGACCAATCTGTCCATCATCCGTCTGGACCGGTCTCAGGATGCCCTGCATGTCTCGGGGAGCTTTCAGGAACATCCGGAACAGCTCGCCCTGGACGTACGCATGCACGAGGCCCCGGAGGGCCTGCTGCATACGCTCCTCGATCTGGAACAGCTGTCCGGAAACGCCACCCAGGGAGTCACTCTGAGTCTGCGTGGACAAGGTAGCCTGACAGACTGGCCCCTGTCTTTGTCCCTGCGTCTGGCCGGGGCTCTGGAGCTGAACGCCACCGCCGCCCTGAAACTGACCGAAGAGCCGGAAGCGGACCTGCGCGGACAGGTCCGGCTGGGCACGGCATTGCAGGATACGGCCCGGCTGACCGACCCGGACATCGGCTTCTTTGCCCGCTTATCCTGGTTGAAGGACGAACTGCGCCTGACCCGCCTGCGTGTGGAGAATGCGGCGGCCGCCATGGATGGAAACGCCACATGGAACCAGGCCAGGGAAGAGATGCGGGCCGCCGTACGCATCGAAGGCCGGGACATCGCCCCGCTGCTTCCCCCGGACATTTCTCCCGGCCCGGCCGCTTTGAATGCCATGCTCCTGTTCTCGGCGGAGGGTCTGCGCCTCGACGCGGATATTGTGGCCAAGGACTGGAACATGAGCGGATACCGGTTGAGTGCTGCCAACATAAATGCTTCCCTTGCGCGCGACTCCGGCAGCGACTGGGATTTCCGCACAGCCTTCGCCATCCACGCCCCGGAGCTGCCGCCCGACCTGCAGGCCATCTCCGGTACCGCCACGGGCAAGGGAAGCGGCACCACCTGGCGGCTGGACAACCTGGAGGCGGCAACCCGGACCGTCAGCCTGCGCGCCAGCGGCAAGCTGGATTCCAATCTGAACAGCAGCGTCACGGTGGTCATGCGTGATTTTTCCGCGGCGTCCAAAATGGCCGTCTCCGGACGCGTGGCGGCCTCCGCCGACGGCCGTTTCACTCCAGAAGGCCCGGCCTTCCGTGGACGGCTCGCCCTCCATGCGGAAGGCATTTCCGGACTGCCGCCGGAAGCGGCCCAGCTTGTGGGTCCAAATCCCGGTCTGCATGCGGAACTGTTCCTCTCTCCTGAAAAAATGCATGTGCGCGATCTGAAATTGCGCGGCAATACCCGCCTTGCCGGAAACGGAACCTTCGAGCCGGAGACAGGTGCATTCTCAAGCGTCTTCGACGCGGTTTTCCCGGAACTGTGCGTCGCGGATATGCATCTCGCCCCCGGAGCCGCCGCCCAGGGCCAGGCCGCCGGCAACAGCACTGATCTCGGCCTGGACCTCAGGGCCAGTGCGCCCATGTTTTCCGCCGGACAATTCCACATCACCAACGCCACGGCATCCGCCAGAATTACCGGCCCGCACCGGCCCGAGTACGATCTGCGCATCCGGGCTCTGACGGAGGGCGAACCTGCGGAATTCGCGGCGCGCGTTCTCATGGACGGCCCCGCCATTCTTCTGCGTAACGCCACACTGAGCCTGCCCCAGAACAAACTGACGGTTACAGGCACTCTGAACACGGACAGCAACATATTTCAGGGTCATGGCCATCTTGACAGCGCAAGTCTCGCTCCTCTGGGCCGACTGGCCGGGCAGGATATGGACGGAAAGCTCACGCTGTGCACGGATTTTCTTGAGGAGAAAAACCGGCAGGCCGTCCGCATCGAAGGAAACGGCAATGCCCTGTCCATGGCCGGGATACATATCGGCCACGCGGCCCTGCACGGCTCCACGGCTCTGCCCGATCCTCTGCGGAGTGCGGACGCGGACCTGCGGCTCGGGCATATCCACCGGGATTCTCTGCATCTGGACGCCTGCCGGATACAGGCGCGGAGCCGCAATGACGGCGTGCATCTCGTCTTCGGGCTGGACCAGAACGCCACCCAGAGCGCGATCACTGGAAAGGCCCTCGCCTCCTGGGATGAAAGAAGGCTTCGGGCCTCCCTGAACTCCCTTGTGGGCACGTTGCTGGGTCAAAAGCTCCGGCTGGCCGCACCCGTGAACATCACCGTGGAGTCGGAGCGTACCGCCTGGACCAGAGGCGAGTTGCATTTCGGACCGGCGGTTCTGTCCGGTTCGGGAAACATCGCCGCAAATGGCGTGGACATCGATGCCAGCCTTGAAAACATGGACCCGGCCCTGTTCCGGTTGCTGCGGGATGATCTGCCCCAGGGAGATATCCAGGCGCGGCTGGCCGTCCGGGGGGCTCCGGAAAATCCGGATGCCAGGATGGATGTGCGGGGGCGGAACATCCGCATATCCGCTCCCGGCCGGAAAGACCCCCTCACGGTGGATGTTTCGGGACATGCGACCCTGAACCCGGGCCGGTTCAGGAGCACTTTGACTCTGAATGGACAGGACGGTGCGATGACCGCAGACGCGGAACTTTCCGTTCCCGTGCGAGGTCCCGTGACCGCTCTTGATATCGCCGGTGACGCACCCCTCACGGGACGCATGCGGGGCGGCCTCGACCTCACCCTGTTGCCGCATCTGCTGCTGCTCGATGATCAGTCGCTTTCCGGCCGGGCAGTCATGGACTTCCGCCTCGGAGGGACCGCATCCACCCCCACCTTGAGCGGTACGGCACACGTCGGCGACGGGCGCTACGAAAATTACCGCTCCGGCACCAGACTCGAATCCATCAGCGCCACCGCCACGGCCCGAGACGCAGAGGTAGATTTCATTCTGAACGCTACGGATGGCCGCCAAGGCACGCTCAGTGCCCAGGGTTCGGCAGACCTGAAGCCCCTTTCCTATGTCTGCGATATTCGCCTGGACCGGTGCGAGCTCGTCAACACGGACCTGATCCGCAGCACGGCGGATGGCCGTCTGCGCGTGTGGGGAAACGGCGGGGCGGCGGCCGTAAACGGCACTCTGAAACCAGACCCGGCTTACGTCCAGCTGCCCTCCGACATGTCCGGCGTAACCCGCGTCGAAGTAGAGGAAATCAACGTTCCGGGCGGAGATACGAGCAGCGGAAAAGACTCCGGCATGCCCGTGAACCTGAACCTGCGGGTCGACGTGCCCACCCGGCTCTTCGTCCGGGGCCGGGGGCTGGATTCGGAGTGGTCCGGGCGGCTGGACATCACCGGTCCGCAGACGGCTCCGTCGGTCAGGGGGCAGATGAACCTGCTGCGCGGCCGCTTCGAGTTTCTCGATCGCATGTTCGACCTGACCAAGGGAACCATCTCCTTAAGCGGAGAAACCCCGCCCAATCCGTTTCTGGACATTCTGGGCGAATGCCGGGTCATGGATACCCTGATTCAGGTCCGGATCAACGGTCCGGCCAGAAATTTCAAACTGGCCCTGTCCTCCGCCCCGCCGCTGCCACAGGACGAGTTGCTGTCCATGATTCTCTTCGGCCGTTCCCTGCGCGAGATATCCCCGCTGCAAGCCGTCCGTCTGGCCCAGGCTGCGGCCGCCCTGACCGGAGTCGGAGGAGCGGGGATGGGTGTCTTCGATTCCATCAAGGCCGCTCTGGGGCTGCAGGAAGTGGATATCGGCAGGGATGACGAAGGCAATACGGCCGTCGGCATCGGCGGCTATGTGGGCGGAAAATATTATGTGCGGACCCAAAGCAGCGTCTCCGGGCAGGACAGGACGAAAATCGAGATTCAGCTTTCTCCGAAAATCAGTGTGGAGACGGAAATCGGCTCGGACTCCCGTCAGGGTGGCGGTGTGAACTGGCGCAAGGACTATTGA
- the ilvB gene encoding biosynthetic-type acetolactate synthase large subunit, which yields MMLTGARILMECLKREGVDLIFGFPGGAVIDVYDELPNHPFRHILVRHEQAAVHAADGYARASGKVGVCLVTSGPGATNTVTGIATAYMDSIPLVVITGQVPTHLIGNDAFQEADIVGITRSCTKHNYLVKNVAELAATIKQAFYIARTGRPGPVLIDLPKNVITASTEFSYPETIHIRSYNPNYSPNRKQLRKAAELIAQAERPAIYAGGGVISSDSAAELVRLAELCQCPVTTTLMGLGAFPGDHPLWLGMLGMHGTYTANMAVNSCDVLISVGARFDDRVTGRVSAFAAGARIIHIDIDPTSISKNVVVHVPVVADCKLGLQGLIEEADRISGVDWAAKHEKWNAALAEMRAVHPLGYGKTGERIKPQQVVEKIFEISRGEAIITTEVGQNQMWAAQFYTYRKPRTLLTSGGLGTMGYGFPAAIGAQLAFPDRLVVDVAGDGSIQMNIQELATAVSYQVPVKIVILNNGYLGMVRQWQELFYKKNYCSTCLHANPDFVALARAYGAEGFLVEKSEELESTLRAAFAHPGPVVVDVRVEPEENVAPMVPAGAALAEMLLV from the coding sequence ATGATGCTCACCGGCGCCCGGATCCTGATGGAATGCCTGAAGCGGGAAGGTGTTGACCTCATTTTCGGTTTTCCCGGAGGTGCGGTCATCGACGTATACGACGAGCTCCCGAATCATCCGTTCAGACATATCCTGGTCCGTCACGAACAGGCCGCCGTGCATGCGGCCGACGGGTATGCCAGGGCATCGGGCAAGGTGGGCGTATGCCTGGTGACTTCCGGTCCCGGAGCGACCAATACCGTGACCGGTATCGCCACGGCCTACATGGACTCCATTCCGCTGGTCGTGATCACCGGCCAGGTGCCCACGCATCTCATCGGCAACGACGCCTTTCAGGAAGCCGATATCGTGGGCATCACCCGTTCGTGCACCAAGCACAACTATCTGGTGAAGAATGTGGCGGAGCTGGCCGCGACCATCAAACAGGCCTTCTATATAGCAAGGACGGGGCGGCCGGGCCCCGTCCTCATCGACCTGCCCAAGAACGTGATCACCGCGTCCACGGAATTTTCCTATCCCGAGACCATCCACATCCGCAGCTACAATCCCAACTACAGCCCCAACCGCAAGCAGCTGCGCAAGGCCGCTGAACTCATCGCCCAGGCCGAACGGCCGGCCATTTACGCCGGAGGGGGCGTCATCTCGTCCGACAGCGCCGCCGAACTGGTCCGCTTGGCGGAACTCTGTCAGTGTCCGGTGACCACCACGCTGATGGGGCTTGGGGCTTTTCCCGGCGACCATCCCCTGTGGCTCGGCATGCTTGGCATGCACGGCACCTATACGGCCAACATGGCCGTGAACAGCTGCGACGTGCTCATTTCCGTGGGCGCCCGCTTTGACGACCGGGTCACGGGCCGGGTCAGCGCCTTCGCCGCCGGAGCCAGGATCATCCATATCGACATCGATCCCACGTCCATCAGCAAGAACGTGGTGGTGCACGTGCCCGTCGTGGCCGACTGCAAGCTGGGGCTTCAGGGGCTCATCGAGGAAGCGGACAGGATTTCCGGCGTGGACTGGGCCGCCAAGCACGAAAAATGGAACGCCGCCCTGGCGGAAATGCGCGCCGTTCATCCCCTGGGCTACGGAAAGACTGGGGAGCGGATCAAACCGCAGCAGGTGGTGGAAAAGATTTTCGAGATTTCTCGGGGCGAGGCCATCATCACCACCGAAGTGGGCCAGAACCAGATGTGGGCCGCACAGTTCTACACATACCGCAAGCCGCGCACTCTGCTCACGTCGGGCGGGCTCGGAACCATGGGCTACGGATTCCCGGCGGCCATCGGCGCGCAGCTGGCCTTTCCCGACAGGCTGGTGGTGGATGTGGCCGGTGACGGCTCCATCCAGATGAACATCCAGGAGCTGGCCACGGCGGTCAGCTATCAAGTGCCGGTCAAGATCGTCATTCTGAACAACGGCTATCTGGGCATGGTCCGGCAGTGGCAGGAGCTTTTTTACAAGAAGAACTACTGCTCCACCTGTCTGCACGCCAATCCGGATTTTGTGGCTCTGGCCAGAGCATACGGAGCCGAGGGCTTTCTGGTGGAAAAGTCCGAAGAGCTGGAGTCCACCCTGCGGGCGGCCTTTGCCCATCCCGGTCCGGTGGTGGTCGACGTGCGCGTGGAGCCCGAGGAAAATGTCGCGCCCATGGTGCCGGCCGGAGCGGCCCTGGCGGAAATGCTTTTGGTTTAG
- a CDS encoding DUF167 domain-containing protein produces MSGRPVCVVPAKGGWRISVWVQPGAKKTEFAGMHGEHVKIRLQAPAVDNKANTALTFFVAEALGLRPRQVTIESGHGARKKSLVVHAEEEPDWNLFSAGDTANLN; encoded by the coding sequence ATGTCCGGCCGTCCCGTGTGCGTCGTTCCCGCCAAAGGCGGCTGGCGGATTTCCGTCTGGGTGCAGCCGGGGGCGAAGAAGACGGAGTTCGCGGGTATGCACGGTGAACATGTGAAAATCCGCCTCCAGGCTCCGGCAGTGGACAACAAGGCCAACACCGCGCTGACTTTTTTCGTGGCCGAGGCTCTGGGTCTGCGGCCGCGTCAGGTGACGATCGAATCCGGACACGGCGCCCGGAAGAAAAGTCTGGTCGTACACGCCGAAGAGGAGCCGGACTGGAATCTTTTTTCCGCCGGAGATACGGCAAACCTCAACTAA
- the ilvC gene encoding ketol-acid reductoisomerase, whose protein sequence is MKVYYEKDADLNTLKDKVVAIIGYGSQGHAHAQNLRDSGVRVVVGQRPGGANWQLAREHGFEPVTAAEAAKKADLIQILVQDQYQPKVYEEEILPNLSAGKTLVFGHGFNIHYNQIVPPKDVDVVMIAPKGPGHLVRREFEKGGGVPCLVAVHQDATGQALAKALAYAAGIGGTRSGVLETSFAEETETDLFGEQAVLCGGVSELVRAGFETLVQAGYQPEIAFFECMHELKLIVDLLYEGGFKKMHHSISDTAEYGDYVTGPRVINAESRKAMRAVLEEIQDGTFARNWILENKAGLPSFLAKRRRSHQHQVERVGDELRSMMAWLKK, encoded by the coding sequence ATGAAAGTGTATTACGAAAAGGACGCGGACCTGAACACACTCAAGGACAAGGTGGTGGCCATCATCGGCTATGGCAGCCAAGGTCACGCCCACGCCCAGAACCTGCGCGATTCCGGAGTGCGGGTGGTGGTCGGCCAGCGTCCGGGCGGGGCCAACTGGCAGCTGGCCCGGGAGCACGGCTTCGAACCCGTCACCGCGGCTGAAGCGGCCAAAAAGGCGGACCTGATTCAGATTCTGGTGCAGGATCAGTATCAGCCCAAAGTATACGAGGAAGAAATTCTGCCCAACCTGTCCGCGGGCAAAACCCTGGTCTTCGGACACGGCTTCAACATCCATTACAACCAGATTGTTCCGCCCAAAGATGTGGATGTGGTCATGATCGCGCCCAAGGGGCCGGGGCACCTGGTGCGCCGCGAGTTCGAGAAGGGCGGCGGCGTGCCCTGCCTGGTCGCCGTTCACCAGGACGCCACGGGCCAGGCACTGGCCAAGGCCCTGGCTTACGCCGCAGGCATCGGCGGCACCCGTTCCGGCGTGCTCGAGACCTCTTTCGCCGAAGAAACCGAGACGGATCTGTTCGGCGAGCAGGCGGTCCTGTGCGGCGGCGTCAGCGAGCTGGTCCGGGCCGGATTCGAAACCCTGGTACAGGCCGGATACCAGCCGGAAATCGCCTTTTTCGAGTGCATGCACGAGCTCAAACTCATCGTGGATCTGCTGTATGAGGGCGGGTTCAAGAAGATGCATCATTCCATCAGCGACACGGCCGAATACGGCGATTACGTCACCGGGCCGCGCGTCATCAACGCCGAGTCCCGCAAGGCCATGCGCGCCGTGCTGGAGGAAATTCAGGACGGCACCTTCGCCCGGAACTGGATTCTGGAAAACAAGGCCGGGCTGCCGTCGTTTCTGGCCAAGCGCCGCCGCAGCCACCAGCATCAGGTGGAGCGGGTCGGTGACGAACTGCGCAGCATGATGGCCTGGCTGAAAAAATAG
- a CDS encoding YggT family protein: MPVFSSLLAAAFYVADSVLTLYFWIVLVSAAMSWINPDPYNPIVRGIRTLTEPVFYRVRKALPFSYAGGMDFSPVVVLLGIKFIQVFMGQLVARMAI; this comes from the coding sequence ATGCCTGTTTTTTCCAGCCTGCTGGCGGCGGCTTTCTATGTGGCGGACAGCGTGCTGACTTTGTACTTCTGGATAGTGCTGGTGTCGGCGGCCATGAGCTGGATCAATCCCGATCCGTACAACCCCATTGTCCGGGGCATCCGCACTCTGACGGAGCCGGTCTTTTACCGCGTCCGCAAGGCGTTGCCTTTCTCTTACGCGGGCGGCATGGATTTTTCCCCGGTGGTGGTCCTGCTGGGCATCAAGTTCATACAGGTTTTCATGGGCCAGCTTGTGGCCCGGATGGCGATATAA
- the ilvN gene encoding acetolactate synthase small subunit — protein MRHVLSILVENEPGVLSRVAGLFSGRGFNIESLNVGPTLEPGVSHITICTIGDEQIIEQIMKQLHKLITVIKVVDLTHQQAVEREIVLMKVGADDAKRAEVLRIADIFRCKVVDVSPTELTLELTGDRNKIKAVVALLQRFGVKDFVRAGTVAMRRSMQLAD, from the coding sequence GTGAGACATGTGCTGTCCATTCTGGTGGAGAACGAGCCGGGCGTACTGTCCCGCGTGGCGGGTCTTTTCAGCGGCCGGGGATTCAATATCGAATCACTGAACGTGGGGCCGACCCTGGAGCCGGGCGTTTCGCACATCACCATCTGTACCATCGGCGACGAACAGATCATCGAGCAGATCATGAAGCAGCTGCACAAGCTCATCACCGTGATTAAGGTTGTGGATCTGACCCACCAGCAGGCCGTGGAGCGGGAGATCGTGCTGATGAAAGTCGGAGCCGACGACGCCAAGCGCGCGGAGGTGCTGCGTATCGCCGATATTTTCCGGTGCAAGGTGGTGGATGTCAGCCCCACGGAGCTGACTCTGGAACTGACGGGGGACCGGAACAAGATCAAGGCTGTGGTCGCGCTGCTGCAACGCTTCGGAGTGAAGGATTTCGTGCGCGCCGGGACCGTGGCCATGCGCCGCAGCATGCAGCTTGCGGACTGA